A single window of Pseudomonadota bacterium DNA harbors:
- a CDS encoding helix-turn-helix domain-containing protein has protein sequence MNQTEEKDADELELLTLTELSKMLKLNKHTIRKHLMETKLLPYVKISRKLIRFTRKDVEEFLLSKKGYTHLQ, from the coding sequence ATGAACCAGACAGAAGAAAAAGACGCAGATGAGCTGGAGCTCTTGACTTTAACAGAGCTTTCAAAAATGTTGAAGCTGAATAAACATACAATAAGAAAGCATCTCATGGAGACAAAACTTCTTCCCTATGTCAAAATCAGCAGGAAGTTAATCAGGTTTACGAGAAAGGATGTAGAAGAGTTTCTCCTTTCAAAAAAAGGTTATACACACCTCCAGTAG
- a CDS encoding MBL fold metallo-hydrolase, whose amino-acid sequence MIEQITANLYKIEIPLPEMALKSVNSYVIKARNRNLIIDTGMDIEECRKAMQASLEKLGVDLEKTDFFITHFHIDHFSLAPTLIADNSTIYFNKIESVGIDWIRSGNFLQELTNSGRMSGFPEDELQEALSFHPANEHRWRKPLPFTFLKDGDILDIGDYQFKCVTTPGHSKGHTCLYESNKKIFISGDHLLNEITPVILARYDAENPLKEYLLSLSRVYELDIELVLPGHKGIFRNCKERIRELKDHHQKRLDEVISILKEGSKNAYEVASQMTWNIDCDSWNSFPAMQKFFATGEAIAHLKYLEGKGMIRKEMREQKIVYSRA is encoded by the coding sequence ATGATAGAACAAATTACTGCAAACCTGTACAAAATTGAGATTCCTCTCCCCGAGATGGCATTGAAGTCTGTTAATTCGTATGTAATCAAGGCAAGGAACCGAAATTTGATTATCGATACGGGGATGGACATTGAAGAATGCAGGAAAGCAATGCAGGCAAGTTTGGAGAAACTTGGAGTAGATTTAGAAAAAACAGACTTTTTCATTACCCATTTTCACATAGATCATTTTAGTCTTGCCCCCACATTAATAGCTGATAACTCAACGATATACTTTAACAAAATAGAATCTGTTGGTATTGATTGGATTAGATCCGGTAACTTTTTGCAGGAACTCACGAATTCTGGTCGAATGAGCGGTTTCCCTGAAGATGAGCTTCAAGAAGCCCTCAGTTTCCATCCTGCTAATGAACATAGGTGGAGGAAGCCCCTCCCTTTTACGTTTCTAAAAGATGGGGACATATTAGATATAGGGGATTACCAATTTAAATGTGTAACAACACCGGGTCACAGCAAGGGTCATACGTGTTTATACGAGTCCAATAAGAAGATTTTTATATCGGGAGATCATCTTCTTAATGAGATAACCCCTGTCATTCTGGCAAGATATGATGCCGAGAACCCACTAAAGGAATATCTCTTAAGCTTGAGCAGGGTTTATGAATTGGATATCGAGCTTGTTTTGCCAGGCCACAAAGGTATTTTCAGGAATTGTAAAGAGAGGATCAGGGAATTAAAAGATCATCATCAGAAGAGGCTTGACGAGGTCATTTCCATACTGAAAGAAGGTAGTAAAAACGCCTACGAAGTGGCATCACAGATGACATGGAATATTGATTGTGACTCCTGGAATTCTTTTCCTGCTATGCAGAAATTCTTTGCCACTGGAGAGGCGATCGCTCACTTAAAATACCTTGAGGGAAAAGGGATGATAAGAAAGGAGATGCGAGAACAAAAGATAGTATACTCAAGGGCATAA